ctttttgataatttgaatttcgatcttcgagctggctcgaaattcaaccccagctcgaaattcaactttttcaaaatctgaatttcgatcttcgagctggctcgaaattcaacctcagctcgaaattcaactttttgataatttgaatttcgatcttcgagctggctcgaaattcaactttttgaaaaaatctgaatatcgatcttcgagctggctcgaaattcaaccccagctcgaaattcaactttttgataatttgaatttcgatcttcgagctggctcgaaattcaaccccagctcgaaattcaactttttcaaaatctgaatttcgatcttcgagctgctCGAAATTCAaacccagctcgaaattcaactttttcaaaatctgaatttcgatgttcgagctggctcgaaattcaaccccagctcgaaattcaacttttacaaaatctgaatttcgatcttcgagctggctcgaaattcaaccccagctcgaaattcaacttttacaaaatctgaatttcgatcttcgagctggctcgaaattcaaccccagctcgaaattcaactttttcaaaatctgaatttcgatcttcgagctggctcgaaattcagccccagctcgaaattcaactttttgataatttgaatttcgatcttcgagctggctcgaaattcaaccccagctcgaaattcaacttttacaaaatctgaatttcgatcttcgagctggctcgaaattcaaccccagctcgaaattcaacttttagataatctgaatttcgatcttcgagctggcgcgaaattcaaccccagctcgaaattcaactttttcaaaatctgaatttcgatcttcgagctggctcgaagttcaaccccagctcgaaattcaactttttcaaaatctgaatttcgatcttcgagctggctcgaagttcaaccccagctcgaaattcaacttttacaaaatctgaatttcgatcttcgagctggctcgaaattcaaccccagctcgaaattcaactttttcaaaatctgaatttcgatcttcgagctggctcgaaatccaaccccagctcgaaattcaactttttcaaaatctgaatttcgatcttcgagctggctcgaaattcaaccctagctcgaaattcaactttttctttaaatctgaatttcgatcttcgagctggctcgaaattcaaccccagctcgatattcaagttttagaaaatctgaatttcgatcttcgagctggctcgaaattcaacccgaggtcgaaattcaactttaaatctgaatttcgatcttcgagctggctcgaaattcaaccccagctcgatattcaagttttagaaaatctgaatttcgatcttcgagctggctcgaaattcaatttcAGCTCGAAATTCtgtgttgaatttcgatcttcgagctggctagaagttaaaagctagcacgaaattgatattcaatgttgaatttcgatcttcgagctggctcgaaatttaaagctggctagaaatttaatttcgattttcgatcttcgaTGTCAGTGCCATCTTCTCGATGCTGTTTAAATTGGTATCCTGAGCCAGATAAAAGCATACTCTGTCAAGTGTATTCATAGCTTAAACAAATTAACTCATTGATCAAAAATACTATGaaagtattatatcaaaataatccAACACTTACGACAGTTATTGTGAACATGACTCCGAGCCAGATGTAGATGGGAAATGGTGGAATTTCTGTAAACAACAACAAGGGGCCCATTGGTACAGTCAACAGAGCTCCAATAAATGCTACCCAGCCACGCCTTCCAACTTTATCCTGTGAAAGAAATAGTAGAATATAGATTCCGTGAAAGCATCAAACTAATAGCAGACTATGTTTGGTCGGGTCTGGTGACGGCAGCTAAATAAGTAGACATTTTGTTACCGgtgcaacattttaaaatacatgttcagtTCCGTGCACACTGTAACTCAAGTCAAGTTTAATGAGTGGCCTTTTTTATCATCAGTCTATCTACCAGATAATCAAAAGTATCAGGTTAGTTTTATTGAATAAAGTTGATAATTAacgcttaccctgctaaatttctataatgaacttgtccatctttcactttggacagtaccattaactgttaaaaagggtgtttAACaacaaatactgactgaatggcgaacagttaagatcatgatcagactgcacggatgtgcaggctgatcatgatctacactgttcgcaaaggcagaatcagtcatgtttaGCATTATATGGATTAAGATAATTTGATCAAAGCAAACTACTATTCTTTCCGACATTACGGTGGTATACTTACAAGAATGAGACCGACAAAAGGGGAGATAACAACAGACACGTCATAGATGACTCCATTGATATACGAAGAGTCTGTTTTACTGTACTGAAACTTTTCTTGAATAAATTTGCTGAAACAGGAAATAAGGACCTGTAAACATTAACAAGTAAAAAAGTACTTTATCAGCTAGAACTGTTACTGTCGCTTTTTTGCACTAACATCGAATTCATTAAATTACTTAAAAGTACAAGATCATTCGACGTAATAATCAGGATTTCCAACTTCAAAAGAACAAATTCTAATATTATACGATGTGATGTATGAACAGTAACTacaagaaaatgatatatttcaaagTATCAACGAAAACAAAATTCGACTTGGGTATCAGTTTCATAATTTTAGTAAAAAGCAGTGACTTAGAAGCACAACTCACCTGCCATTTGCAATAAATGGAAGCTGGAAGCTATAGTATGTTGCTATCATAACGCTGATTAACCAAAATGACTTTGGAAACTTCCGGATCTTGCTTAAACTCTGAAAAAGATTATATCTTTCTATATCTTTAAAAATCCAATTGTAAGGTAATTAAAGTTGGCATGTTGAATATTGCTAGGAGTAAACCAACGGCAGAATGGCAAGCAAATAGCCTAAACATATCTTGCTTTAAATATTGTCTTCAACGCTTTATGTTTATCCAGCAAGTGAAGGTCTCATACTTCCCATAAACGTCTAAATAATATCACTATTTGACGGGTATGCCCAGTATACAATTAAATAGATATTTTctctgttattttcaataacattaaGCTAACGTTAAGACAATACACTATGTATCTAGTTTTAAAGTACATGCATAGAAGATTTATATAGTAAATTACTTAACGTGAATTGCcagtctaaaatagaaaacctaCTGCGGCTGATGTTTCCTTTATTGTTACTTTAGTGCCCCCATGGTACTTTGTGCCGTACCAGTCAATATAGCAAAGGCACAGAGCTGATATGAAACACGTGCTGCACACACCCGCTCCTGAAATAGCATATATATCACCAAATTTAGACAGCAAACACACAGTTTACAAAACCTAGTAACATAGATCCGGgtgtaaaattaataaatatatgcatGTCATCAAGACATGACAGAACAAAAGCTCTTTTATCTTATATGACGAGGTAGTTAACCAAAACATGGAAATGGCGACGACAACGACAAGCAGAATATATCCGCATCCGCCGCCAAACGTAACCGAGCCGAACTATATTAGTATATTGGGTATGTAcatatatgaaaatgttaaaagctTTTGAATGTACCGATAAAGAGCGTCGGTCCAAGTCCCATAACGCTTGCTATGTTTGATGTAAGAAGAAACGTAAGGACACTCCCAAGGCCCATTGTAGACACAGCAATACCAAACGCCAAAGCCAGTCTGTCCGGGAACCAGCTGGCTATCACCCGATCCCGAACAACTGAAAACGACAAAAACAGATTATAATCATGCAATATATGCACGGGAGGAAACTTTAAACATGCATATAAATCCCTTCTAATATTATAATCTTTCTAACAGAACTTTTTTCACAACTATAAGGTATAAACCATTTAACTTTCTACATATGTGAAATTGATCAGCCGACTGACAATTAAAAAGGCAACTTGTATAAAACTAGAACTATCACTTAATGTGATTCACACcataaagttttgttttgaagAAGGGTTATAATGCTTATTGCCTCTGAGGTTCAAAAACAGTATGATATCTGAGCTATTTACGCAAAACAATAACTGTGTCACATGTTTTATGTCCACTAATTATGTAACGTTTCAATCCATTACATACATAAGTTTATCGAATACGGAAGGATTTTGCATTTTCGGGCcattttccaaatgaaaaagggaaattattttgtaaaacaaagtCACACTTGCTAGACCTGCAATATGAAATTGACTGTTAATTCTTAAGTGTTTGGAATCTTCATTAGTTTTATGAATATTCAAAGAAAACATCCATTTCAGATATATCGTAAGTTTCAACATGATATATGTATGGGTTCTGGAGACTGGGCGAAACGGTACAAGAACGATCGGGATGAGATAAAGTGATTCCTACAGAGTAACTCCACCCTTAGCATTGTTTGGTGTGTGATATATTATACTACGAAATTCTGATTATGTATGTAAGATATAACATTTGTAATCGTTGATAAAGTCAACGGGCATCAATTATTGCGATTAGTACTTACTTCTAGAGGAGCCGGTACCCGCACCAATAAGCAGCCGTCCTATCATCATCAGTGGGAACATTAATGAGGTGTTCCGAATACCTGGTAACGATCCAATCGCAAATAAGAAAGAACCGCTTGTAGCAATTCCAGTAAACACCACCGCAGAAACTATAATATAAACATTAGGAACAAACTAATGCTTGTATTTTATTAGACGTAGATCTATGTCATCATATACGTGTCTGAAATTTGGTTCGGGTATAGGCGTGTCATGTTATTGTGCGTTTTATGAACTTCTGTCAGAAAATAACTAAGCCTATAGTGTCTTAAAACTTACTTACAATGCATCAGGATGCTCTGCGTAACCAATGTAATTTGAATTCTGCACGAAGaagtaaatgttttctttacaatATCTCTAAATCAGCAGTAATACGCCTTGAATGCCCGTCGTATCAATATTCTACTCCTAGAATTTAGACATCCATTGCAAATTCATTCATTTTCACTGAGAACTTTCTGGCGcatattcagttttataaaaattaaaggcATGTTAATACGAACCTCTGTTTCCCATACGATCTATAGCAAAACCAACGGGTAGAATCATCAGGGAACTCctgaaaaaatgtttatacaATGTAAAAAAGTGAAgctcaaaaattttaaaactaatattgaaaaaaatgaatttaacataGAGACCAAATCTGGTTTGAAATGATATGACAGTTTTTGCTCTATAGGTTTCCCAGATAGAAGAATTTAAAACCTCGTTCAAAAAGGTACAGTTAAAAAGTATAAAGACTATTAGCAGATGATGTGAAATGGTCCGAAAAGGGATACATCTTTCATCAAGTAAAGAAAGTTTAAAACGATTAACGACATGCAATCCTCTCCTTAATTTGACCGTATGCCCAGCCTAGAAAACTGTGTAAGATCCACGACGCACATTTATCGTTTCAGAACTTCTTGAAATAACTTTGGTACTAAGTCGAACCGACCTTAACTAAGGCTGACTGACTGCAATTTTGACAGTCTGAATATTTAGTATGATGAAATTTCTATATTTAGGGGCTAAAGAGACATACAATTTGAAACTGTTATTTACACCCAAAGACaataagttcttttttttttcaggaaggtCATATGCATCTAAAACTTATCTAATACATCCATAATGTTCGTCATAAATATAGGAATGATCTTCTTTGacataaaacttcataaaaggCACAAAAGTGTCAAGTTCATGATTAAGTGTCTTACATAAATGTTAAAGTCGGTAGATGTGATAAGAGTGGGGGTGTTAATTCAGAACTTGGCCTTGAAGAAAAAAGGTCTTTAAGTCTAAGGTTACAAAAGTAGgctaaaaaaatcttgattcatcACACAAGATACATACGAACTTCAGTAAGTTGCCTAGCATTTCAGCTTATTACTATAATGTGAAAGTAATATTGTCATTAAGTATGTTGATAGAGCTCTTCAGAATTTGATATCTTAATCCACAACATGGAAAACTAAATAGAAGAATATCGGTGACCACTGATCATTCAACGTGAGCGTTTTACATGATATAACATTATAAGGATTGTTCAAAAAGTTGAAGTAATGGGATTTTTGTTTGATTGTCTATTTGCATATTCAGTAAATATGGAAAGGTATCTCTGTCTTCACACGGAGGCGCGATGACAAGCAGCTATATAAGTATCTACCATCTTATTACTATATTACTACGCGAGGGTAATTGTCGCATTTTGCGTCGACATTTTGCAGCCGGAATGGAACATTGTGTTAGTCAAAATCTTGTCGAAGGCCCGATTCCGATTATGCAAACGtacattatttgatattttagttaTGTTGTTATGAGGGCAGTGTTTAACTGCGGCGAACACTCAATTTTAGTTAGTATTAGTCAGATCAACAACGTCAGTTTTGTATACAGCTTATAGCTGGAAATTCAATGGCACATATATGTTAAgtaatatttctaattttacaaataaaactaGTAAAAGAAAATACTAACGACTTTAGTAATGGCAGCAAAGAAAATACAAGTCCTAATATCAGGTAAAGTCAGAATGTGACATATTCCCCTTTCCATAAGGCTACAGTGTCAAGTGCTAACGCCTGGTATAGTGGTATAGCTGTTTGTTATATTATTCCATCTTCAAAATCACATGAAGCCAAACacctttaaacaaacaaattttaaaagcaaaaagttGTTGCCTAAGAATGATTTTAAGCTGTGCTTCAGTACACTTGAAATATATCAAAGACAATGATTTGACAAACTACACTTGATAATTTACTTACGTCCACGAATATATGGTGTACAATAAATTGTACTGGTCAGCACCAAGCCCGAGACAATCGCTACAGCACGTACTGTTCGCAGCGCCCTCATCTGTGCAGTTGTCGCTAGGTGGCGTTTCTATCTGTGTCTGCAGAGCACTAGGAATATCCGTGCAAAAGTAAATTCCTACCACCAACATACAGTCAAAGATCAACAAAATGTATCGTCCTCGCCCTGAAATCGTAATTATGTATTAGGAAATCTAATGTTGAATGATGTAACACCGGTTATTGCATCGGTGCACAACTGCAACTACTGACAAGAAACTGTAGCATAATTCAAATGCCGATATGTCATATCTTTTCTCATCTAATGTCGGAATgtaaaattttgctttttaattctcattgttttgttttatactgTACATGATGTATGAATCAAAGAGTCAGTCTTGTTTCCAGATTCACTGCAGATGTTTTCCCGTGcgctttctttttcatttttaaggaGCATTTTCTCCAaagataaatatgataaaaatgccAGTCTCTATCTAGATTCTGTTTCATCTTCAAGTAGCAGTATAATAAATCATATGAATTTGTTTAAGAGAGATCGGAAGATTTGTAAATTTTCGTCACATAGAATGAATACGAATCTTTCTggttcgttgggacttaattttCTTGGATTGACACAAttacaaaatccacgaaaattagtccctcgcgaaaattaatgattttacagtataggTTTGAAAATAAATCGATCAAATCAAATGATATCCATCCCTATGTAGTACAAGAGAATAATAATGCAGTTACTTGTTTTTATTATTCAAACTTTTTTGAGTCCAAAACGTCCCTTTTCCGTATTTTTTATAAACACAAGTACAATTTCCGGAATAGTATTTTTTGACGATATCAGTTACTGCCTATAGTACGCTGCATTGTTTAGTACACTGTCAAAGTGTTATCTTTACACATACAACGTTTCACTATATGCGTCAGTGTTGCCATCATATATCATATGCAACGACGTGAATTGGCCTGAATGGCATCCGAAACCGTACGGAATTAGCCGACTCGCCTCTAGGCCTACGTCACTACGCGCAAAGTAAGAAAATTAAATGCCCCGactgag
The sequence above is a segment of the Mercenaria mercenaria strain notata chromosome 3, MADL_Memer_1, whole genome shotgun sequence genome. Coding sequences within it:
- the LOC123523485 gene encoding major facilitator superfamily domain-containing protein 1-like, encoding MAWRGRYILLIFDCMLVVGIYFCTDIPSALQTQIETPPSDNCTDEGAANSTCCSDCLGLGADQYNLLYTIYSWTSSLMILPVGFAIDRMGNRVSAVVFTGIATSGSFLFAIGSLPGIRNTSLMFPLMMIGRLLIGAGTGSSRIVRDRVIASWFPDRLALAFGIAVSTMGLGSVLTFLLTSNIASVMGLGPTLFIGAGVCSTCFISALCLCYIDWYGTKYHGGTKVTIKETSAASLSKIRKFPKSFWLISVMIATYYSFQLPFIANGSKFIQEKFQYSKTDSSYINGVIYDVSVVISPFVGLILDKVGRRGWVAFIGALLTVPMGPLLLFTEIPPFPIYIWLGVMFTITVVSLWSSIPHVVPHAAVGTANGIASCLLDLTVGSVSLIIGQIMSKSKSSTDLTMFSTWQNVFLLIFGFSAICAICGLLLNTVCKGKGNVINGKSGLKRTHSIGAVHCPTPSEGPAEVGNELSQDGYTIFPDIVIENKSSSIWRKYSSKKKSALDTKYVEKEPEQKIPIDFDNNNKVDLKIISNDLFTADDTKDNIQQGKMESEENVDSISKILETISVIADNHANIPREKQG